In one window of Maribacter sp. BPC-D8 DNA:
- a CDS encoding OmpA family protein, whose amino-acid sequence MKNYKNIVVIMLLLLVAQLSIAQVASQKKADYYFSKFSYSLAIPEYERMVETDFNAEYAHQQLAECYLLIRDYKKSIPHFSAVINNATLPTDYYFKYAMALYANGDMEESEVWIKKYKKYNKNDSRVKRFLQDGNLASVVFNSRQRYEVEPVAFNSTDSDFGVYRFMGNLYFGSSRRDAVTGESYGWNDEPWLDLFVVQEDNPLSEPKRVKGNINTKYHESSVAFSTDYKNDTIMYFTRNNFYDKKAGYGVSNEINLKIYTAKLVDNKWEENSNLRVNSDYYSTGHPSVNLARTRIYFASDRPGGYGGTDIYYAEIHERGGVQEPINAGPIVNTEGNEMFPFINEEGKLFFSSDGHVGFGQLDVFSTISNEEDEVIDIINLGTPINSSSDDFAYYGLPNGLDGYVSSNREGGVGSDDIYKFKFTPALDVEGYVVDGVNNQMLDSVQIKLFDQVTNTMVAQTMTDENGYYRFPVNRKTNYMIEAVRKTHPHKNVYFNTSKTPKAQKIMRQDIVLEPVMDLKLLAGLNKIYFDFNKSDIRPDAARELDKVVRVMNNTYPDMIIKLEAHTDPVGSHEYNDDLSERRAKSTYEYLIENGVSQDRIVSYKGFGKRVPINKCTSKEDCTAEELELNRRTEFPIMQIKKGVLASK is encoded by the coding sequence ATGAAAAATTATAAAAATATTGTAGTAATAATGCTGCTTTTACTAGTAGCTCAATTATCTATTGCACAGGTAGCATCACAAAAAAAGGCTGATTACTATTTCAGTAAATTCTCATACTCTTTAGCGATACCTGAGTATGAACGAATGGTAGAAACAGATTTCAACGCAGAATATGCACATCAGCAATTAGCCGAATGTTATTTATTAATACGCGACTATAAAAAATCTATTCCTCACTTTAGCGCTGTTATAAACAATGCAACCCTACCTACAGATTACTATTTTAAATATGCCATGGCCTTATACGCCAACGGCGATATGGAGGAGTCTGAAGTTTGGATAAAAAAATATAAAAAATACAATAAGAACGATTCTCGTGTTAAGCGATTTTTACAAGATGGCAACTTAGCTTCTGTAGTTTTTAACAGTAGACAACGTTACGAAGTGGAGCCGGTCGCCTTCAATTCTACCGACAGCGATTTTGGTGTGTATCGATTTATGGGCAACTTATATTTTGGTTCTTCAAGAAGAGATGCTGTAACCGGTGAAAGTTATGGTTGGAACGATGAGCCTTGGTTAGACCTTTTTGTAGTTCAAGAAGATAACCCTCTCTCTGAACCTAAACGCGTAAAAGGGAACATCAATACTAAATACCATGAAAGTTCTGTAGCATTTTCTACGGATTATAAGAATGATACTATCATGTATTTTACCCGAAACAACTTCTATGACAAGAAAGCTGGGTACGGAGTTTCTAATGAAATAAACTTAAAAATATACACAGCTAAACTAGTTGATAATAAATGGGAAGAAAATAGCAACCTTAGGGTTAATAGTGACTATTATTCCACTGGGCATCCGTCTGTAAATCTTGCGAGAACACGCATTTATTTTGCATCGGATAGACCTGGTGGTTATGGTGGCACCGATATTTACTATGCTGAAATTCATGAACGTGGTGGTGTACAAGAACCTATTAATGCCGGACCTATTGTAAACACGGAAGGCAATGAAATGTTTCCTTTTATAAATGAGGAAGGGAAACTATTCTTTAGTTCTGATGGTCATGTTGGGTTTGGTCAATTAGATGTTTTCTCAACCATTTCTAATGAAGAAGATGAGGTTATTGACATTATAAATTTAGGTACGCCTATCAATAGTTCTAGTGACGATTTTGCTTATTACGGTTTACCGAACGGATTAGACGGCTACGTAAGTTCTAATAGAGAAGGTGGTGTAGGTAGCGATGATATCTATAAATTTAAATTTACACCTGCATTAGATGTTGAAGGTTATGTGGTAGATGGCGTAAACAACCAAATGCTTGACAGTGTTCAAATTAAATTATTTGACCAAGTTACCAATACAATGGTAGCACAAACAATGACAGATGAAAATGGGTACTATAGATTTCCCGTTAATAGAAAAACAAACTATATGATAGAGGCGGTTAGAAAAACACATCCTCATAAAAACGTTTACTTCAACACGTCAAAAACACCAAAGGCTCAAAAAATAATGAGACAAGATATTGTTCTTGAGCCTGTTATGGATTTGAAATTACTAGCGGGACTTAATAAAATATATTTCGATTTTAATAAAAGTGATATAAGACCAGATGCTGCGAGAGAATTAGATAAAGTAGTTCGTGTTATGAATAACACCTACCCTGATATGATTATTAAGCTAGAAGCACATACCGACCCCGTAGGTAGTCACGAATACAATGATGACCTTTCTGAAAGAAGGGCTAAGTCTACCTATGAATATCTTATTGAAAATGGCGTATCACAAGATAGAATTGTTTCTTACAAAGGTTTTGGTAAACGTGTACCTATTAATAAATGTACTAGCAAAGAAGATTGTACTGCTGAAGAATTAGAGCTAAACAGAAGAACAGAGTTCCCGATTATGCAAATCAAAAAAGGTGTATTGGCATCTAAATAA